A genome region from Akkermansiaceae bacterium includes the following:
- the infB gene encoding translation initiation factor IF-2 yields MPKKNETSSQEPEEVLDLLDKKKPSRRQRQKIEAEAAAAPSKLEKAKANALDLFAEDEKPKVRKKAPAGKNVIGSISKVLDKENIDPNLVVAKEVAAAPAAPAASEDTAAEQSEDPKLIIIKPPILVPDLAARLGLKPFNVMADLIKLGVFPAPNQPLEPEIAAQVCEIHGFTFEREKRDKDKGFHKEEVVITEPEAPEEEPEDQLKPRPPIVTIMGHVDHGKTSILDFYRKSKVVTGEAGGITQHIGAYQVNHNGTEITFLDTPGHAIFSDMRQRGAAITDIAIIVVAANDGIMPQTLEAIKHAQKAGKTIIVAINKCDLQAANVERVKTQLAENGLQTTDYGGDTEFACISALKGQGMDDLLELIVLQAEVLELKANPKATTRAGVIEARVVPGRGTTATVIVESGTLKVGTPFICGPFSGKVRSLINDLGESVKFALPGMPVEVIGFEELPNVGDHLTEMKTEREAKSLANERQEELRLKRLAPQHRSRMEDLFTMVNEGGGKTQLKIILKCDVQGSVEAIRKAILAIESEKVDCQFITAAAGPITESDIAFAGSSEAIIMGFNVKVEAKAVKAAKAAGVEIKLYSIVYELIDQVREAMLGLLEPLTRETVIGHAECRQVFKVNKGKAAGSFVTDGKVHRKAHARVIRGGIPVFDGKMSTLRRFHEEVEEVRTNFECGIRLGDFNEYQEGDIIECYKLEKVAQEL; encoded by the coding sequence ATGCCCAAGAAAAACGAAACATCATCGCAAGAACCTGAAGAGGTTCTCGATCTGCTTGATAAGAAGAAGCCGTCCCGGAGGCAGCGCCAGAAAATCGAGGCGGAGGCCGCAGCCGCACCCAGCAAACTGGAGAAGGCGAAGGCGAACGCGCTCGACCTCTTCGCGGAGGATGAGAAGCCGAAGGTTAGGAAAAAGGCTCCGGCGGGGAAAAATGTCATCGGCAGCATTTCCAAGGTGCTTGATAAGGAGAACATCGATCCGAACCTCGTTGTGGCAAAGGAAGTGGCTGCGGCACCAGCGGCGCCGGCAGCCAGTGAGGATACCGCTGCGGAGCAATCCGAAGATCCCAAGCTCATCATCATCAAGCCGCCCATCCTGGTGCCGGACCTCGCCGCACGCCTCGGGCTGAAGCCCTTCAACGTGATGGCTGACCTGATCAAGCTCGGGGTTTTCCCCGCGCCGAACCAACCGCTTGAGCCGGAGATCGCAGCGCAGGTCTGCGAAATCCACGGATTCACCTTCGAGCGCGAGAAGCGCGACAAGGACAAGGGATTCCACAAGGAGGAGGTGGTCATCACCGAGCCGGAGGCTCCGGAAGAGGAGCCGGAAGACCAGCTCAAGCCCCGCCCGCCCATCGTCACAATCATGGGCCACGTCGATCACGGCAAGACCTCCATCCTCGATTTCTACCGCAAGAGCAAGGTCGTCACCGGAGAGGCCGGTGGCATCACCCAGCACATCGGCGCCTATCAGGTGAACCACAACGGCACCGAGATCACCTTCCTGGACACCCCGGGTCACGCGATTTTCTCCGACATGCGGCAGCGCGGCGCGGCCATCACCGACATCGCCATCATCGTTGTCGCCGCAAACGACGGCATCATGCCGCAGACCCTTGAAGCCATCAAGCACGCCCAAAAAGCCGGCAAAACGATCATCGTCGCCATCAACAAGTGCGATCTTCAGGCGGCCAACGTGGAGCGGGTGAAAACCCAGCTTGCAGAAAACGGTCTCCAGACAACGGACTACGGCGGCGACACGGAATTCGCCTGCATCTCCGCCCTCAAGGGCCAGGGCATGGATGATCTCCTGGAACTCATCGTCCTCCAGGCCGAGGTTCTGGAACTCAAGGCCAACCCCAAGGCCACCACCCGTGCCGGTGTCATCGAGGCTCGCGTCGTCCCCGGTCGTGGCACCACCGCCACGGTGATCGTGGAATCCGGCACGCTCAAGGTCGGCACGCCCTTCATCTGCGGCCCGTTTTCGGGGAAAGTCCGCTCGCTCATCAACGACCTCGGCGAGAGCGTGAAATTCGCTCTCCCCGGGATGCCAGTGGAGGTCATCGGCTTCGAGGAGCTGCCCAACGTCGGCGACCACCTCACCGAGATGAAGACCGAGCGCGAGGCGAAGTCCCTGGCCAACGAGCGCCAGGAAGAACTCCGCCTCAAGCGCCTCGCCCCGCAGCACCGCTCCCGCATGGAAGACCTTTTCACGATGGTCAACGAAGGCGGCGGCAAGACCCAGCTCAAGATCATACTCAAGTGCGATGTGCAGGGCTCCGTCGAGGCCATCAGGAAAGCGATCCTCGCGATTGAGTCCGAGAAGGTCGATTGCCAGTTCATCACGGCAGCCGCAGGGCCGATCACCGAATCGGACATCGCCTTTGCAGGCTCCTCGGAGGCCATCATCATGGGCTTCAATGTCAAGGTGGAGGCGAAGGCTGTGAAAGCCGCCAAGGCGGCCGGGGTCGAGATCAAGCTCTACTCCATTGTCTATGAGCTCATCGACCAGGTGCGCGAGGCGATGCTCGGGCTGCTTGAGCCGCTCACCCGCGAGACGGTTATCGGCCATGCCGAATGCCGCCAGGTTTTCAAGGTCAACAAGGGCAAGGCAGCTGGATCTTTTGTCACCGATGGCAAGGTTCACCGCAAGGCCCACGCCCGCGTCATCCGCGGCGGCATCCCTGTTTTCGACGGCAAGATGTCCACGCTCCGCCGTTTCCATGAGGAGGTCGAGGAAGTCCGCACCAACTTCGAGTGCGGCATCCGCCTCGGCGATTTCAACGAATACCAGGAAGGCGACATCATCGAGTGCTACAAGCTCGAAAAAGTCGCGCAGGAACTCTAG
- the rbfA gene encoding 30S ribosome-binding factor RbfA, producing the protein MNRRIDRVNELLRREISTVIQHDYEWHGKMVTVSAVEVTQDLKEGRVWVGVIGGSAEPVIEKLNKAHGAIQKAVMKRVVLKSTPVLRFKLDDSAVRGVEIVNLLEEVDKLPKAPELVDEE; encoded by the coding sequence GTGAACCGACGTATCGACAGGGTCAACGAACTGCTCCGCCGGGAGATCTCCACGGTCATCCAGCATGATTACGAATGGCATGGGAAAATGGTCACCGTGAGCGCCGTGGAGGTGACGCAGGATCTCAAGGAGGGCAGGGTATGGGTCGGTGTGATCGGCGGATCGGCCGAACCGGTCATCGAAAAGCTCAACAAGGCCCACGGTGCGATCCAGAAGGCGGTGATGAAGCGGGTGGTGCTGAAATCGACACCGGTGCTGCGTTTCAAACTCGATGATTCCGCCGTGCGCGGCGTCGAGATCGTGAACCTGCTCGAGGAGGTGGACAAGCTGCCCAAGGCTCCGGAGCTTGTGGATGAGGAGTGA
- a CDS encoding type II secretion system protein, whose translation MKPKKTKTRNAGFTLVELLIVISIVAVLCAFALIGYKKAQSAADKAVTMGTLHQLQLASASYAADHNGKFVAASGKDEGGKLTQQWHRNRDFLDNLTGDINSSDQSVAADSFPKDRLDRRAKRLRSVNWDKIQGNFGAFEKDPSNSTWGSNVAWESSFSLAQLTNPGRTASFATALDWRVKYGGRKNYTGAETSNGQGKIAYRHDGKALVAFYDGHVEAISKQDMDLIDKNGGDKHPFWRGDQ comes from the coding sequence ATGAAACCCAAAAAAACTAAAACAAGAAACGCAGGCTTCACCCTTGTCGAGCTTCTGATCGTCATAAGCATCGTCGCGGTTCTCTGCGCCTTCGCGCTCATAGGCTACAAGAAAGCCCAGTCGGCTGCGGACAAAGCAGTCACCATGGGGACTTTACACCAGCTGCAGCTCGCGAGCGCTAGCTATGCGGCGGATCACAACGGGAAATTCGTCGCCGCATCCGGAAAGGACGAGGGAGGCAAGCTGACCCAGCAATGGCACCGCAACCGAGACTTCCTGGACAACCTCACCGGCGATATCAATTCCAGCGATCAGAGTGTCGCAGCTGACAGTTTCCCCAAGGATAGGCTGGATCGGAGGGCAAAAAGGCTCCGCTCGGTGAATTGGGATAAAATCCAAGGGAATTTCGGGGCCTTTGAAAAAGACCCCTCCAACTCAACCTGGGGAAGCAATGTCGCATGGGAATCATCATTCAGCCTGGCTCAGCTAACGAACCCCGGAAGGACGGCCTCATTTGCCACCGCCCTCGATTGGCGCGTCAAATACGGTGGACGGAAAAATTACACCGGCGCCGAAACGAGCAACGGGCAGGGCAAGATCGCCTACCGCCACGATGGCAAGGCACTGGTCGCGTTCTACGACGGGCATGTCGAGGCAATTTCCAAACAGGACATGGATCTCATTGATAAGAACGGCGGGGACAAGCATCCCTTCTGGAGGGGCGATCAATAA
- a CDS encoding HEAT repeat domain-containing protein, with protein sequence MKRLLPLCALLTLSAASAAPKAPAKGETIVLLGNGLGERMVDHPYLEARLQMAYPAENLTIRNICRPGDTPGFRPHPSRKSQWAFPGAEKFHPQHQIHAGQGHHPTPDEWLTELKADTLIAFFGYNESFDGPSGIANFKGELEAFIKHTAAQKYNGKAAPRLVLVSPISYENLSAKRDLPDGRAENANLALYTQAMAEVAASTGTEFVDVYKPTHDLYPSSEKPFTRNGFLPTDEGYKILSGMLVDSIFGTSPAKSKSAAAEVMAAIADKNWYWFNDYRMLNGVHVDGRRYNPFGPANYPDEIKKIRQMTVIRDQNIWAVVNGGKLDVAAADANTHQLPPVETNYKPSNKNGTTEYKYGAEAEKALTTPEGYKVELFASEKEFPNLANPMQISFDNKGRLWAAVMPTYPHYRPGDPKPNDKLLIYEDTDGDGKADKETVFADGLHLPIGFEFAPGGVYVSEEPHLVFLADADGDDKADSREVVLTGFDSHDTHHAIGAYAADPSGAFMMCEGVFLHSNVETPYGPVRGVDGGFYRFCPQKTKLERTIQMSIPNPWGFAFDEWGQDFLIHTSGPPWNWALPVSLKPPYGAKAPGTANLVPQGQAVRPTSGLEFVSSRHFPDEVQGDALIGNCIGFLGIKQHSIADDGTGYKTGFRHDLLQSSDGNFRPCDFEFAPDGSLYVIDWHNVLIGHMQHNARDPLRDHVHGRIYRITYPSRDLVKPAEVDGAPIATLLENLKLPEYRSRYRSRRELREHPVAEVIPAVKAWVAGLEKSDPRSVHQTLEALWVTWGMNALDTDLARELMKSPDHRVRSAAVRTLRYNFDRFPDALDLLKQAAADEHGRVRLEAAIAATWYDKPEALEVVETATAKGTDSWTKSALEAAATRLKGKAEVEVEENPLPPIPAHLADAEKKSFAAGHEIYFRDAHCATCHQKDGKGLDPAFPPLHESIFVHGDPERLIKITLHGVMGPFELNGKKYDGLVPMTPFGGMLNDKEIADVLTFTRNHFGNKASAITPEQVAKVRESSKGVTGFYQMEELLKEHPLEK encoded by the coding sequence ATGAAACGACTACTTCCCCTTTGCGCCCTGCTCACCCTCTCCGCCGCATCGGCGGCACCGAAAGCCCCGGCAAAGGGCGAAACGATCGTTCTTCTCGGCAATGGCCTCGGGGAGCGGATGGTCGATCACCCCTATCTTGAAGCGCGGCTCCAGATGGCTTATCCCGCGGAAAACCTCACCATCAGGAACATCTGCCGCCCCGGCGACACCCCGGGCTTCCGCCCCCACCCCTCGCGCAAATCCCAATGGGCCTTCCCCGGCGCGGAAAAGTTCCACCCCCAGCACCAGATCCATGCAGGGCAGGGCCATCACCCGACCCCCGACGAATGGCTCACCGAGCTCAAGGCGGACACGCTCATCGCTTTCTTCGGATACAACGAGTCCTTCGACGGCCCCTCGGGAATAGCCAATTTCAAAGGAGAGCTGGAGGCCTTCATCAAGCACACGGCGGCTCAGAAATACAATGGCAAGGCTGCTCCGCGCCTCGTGCTCGTCTCGCCCATCTCCTACGAAAACCTTTCCGCGAAGCGCGATCTCCCCGACGGCCGAGCCGAAAACGCAAACCTCGCGCTCTACACCCAGGCGATGGCGGAAGTGGCTGCCTCAACAGGCACGGAGTTCGTCGATGTATACAAGCCCACCCACGACCTCTACCCGAGCTCGGAAAAACCTTTCACGCGAAACGGGTTCCTACCTACCGACGAAGGCTACAAGATCCTCTCGGGCATGCTCGTGGATTCGATTTTCGGAACATCCCCCGCAAAATCCAAGTCGGCCGCCGCCGAGGTGATGGCGGCGATCGCAGACAAGAACTGGTATTGGTTCAACGACTACCGCATGCTCAACGGCGTCCATGTCGATGGCCGCCGCTACAATCCCTTCGGCCCCGCCAACTACCCGGATGAGATCAAGAAAATCCGCCAGATGACCGTCATCCGGGACCAGAACATCTGGGCGGTCGTGAACGGCGGCAAGCTCGACGTGGCCGCCGCCGATGCCAATACCCATCAGCTGCCGCCGGTGGAGACGAACTACAAGCCAAGCAACAAGAACGGCACCACGGAATACAAGTACGGTGCCGAGGCGGAGAAAGCGCTGACCACCCCCGAGGGCTACAAGGTCGAGCTTTTCGCCTCAGAAAAGGAATTCCCCAACCTCGCCAACCCGATGCAGATCTCCTTCGACAACAAGGGGCGGCTCTGGGCTGCCGTGATGCCGACCTACCCGCACTACCGCCCCGGCGATCCCAAGCCAAACGACAAGCTCCTCATCTACGAGGACACCGACGGCGACGGCAAGGCCGACAAGGAAACCGTTTTCGCCGACGGCCTGCACCTGCCCATCGGCTTCGAGTTCGCACCGGGCGGCGTCTATGTCTCCGAGGAGCCCCACCTCGTTTTCCTCGCGGATGCGGACGGCGATGACAAGGCGGACTCCCGCGAGGTCGTCCTCACCGGCTTCGATTCGCATGACACGCACCATGCCATCGGTGCCTACGCGGCGGATCCCTCCGGCGCGTTCATGATGTGCGAGGGCGTTTTCCTGCACTCGAACGTCGAGACCCCCTACGGCCCGGTGCGCGGGGTGGACGGAGGATTTTACCGCTTCTGCCCGCAGAAAACCAAGCTGGAGCGCACCATCCAGATGAGCATCCCCAACCCATGGGGCTTCGCCTTCGACGAATGGGGACAGGATTTCCTCATCCACACCTCCGGCCCGCCGTGGAACTGGGCGCTTCCGGTTTCGCTAAAGCCTCCGTACGGAGCCAAAGCGCCCGGCACCGCAAACCTCGTCCCGCAAGGCCAGGCAGTCCGCCCGACCTCCGGGCTTGAATTCGTCTCTTCCCGCCATTTCCCCGATGAGGTGCAGGGCGATGCACTCATCGGGAACTGCATCGGTTTCCTCGGCATCAAGCAACATTCCATCGCGGACGACGGCACCGGCTACAAGACGGGCTTCCGCCACGATCTGCTGCAATCCTCCGACGGAAATTTCCGCCCCTGCGATTTCGAGTTCGCTCCGGATGGCTCGCTTTATGTCATCGATTGGCACAACGTCCTCATCGGCCACATGCAGCACAACGCCCGCGATCCCCTCCGCGACCACGTGCACGGCCGCATCTACCGCATCACCTATCCCTCGCGGGATCTCGTGAAACCTGCGGAAGTGGATGGCGCACCCATCGCCACCCTTTTGGAAAACCTCAAGCTTCCGGAATACCGCAGCCGCTACAGGAGCCGCCGCGAGCTGCGCGAGCACCCCGTGGCCGAGGTGATCCCTGCGGTCAAGGCATGGGTGGCGGGCTTGGAAAAATCCGACCCGCGCTCCGTCCACCAAACCCTCGAAGCGCTCTGGGTCACATGGGGCATGAACGCGCTTGATACGGATCTGGCAAGGGAGCTCATGAAATCCCCCGACCACCGTGTCCGCTCCGCCGCCGTTCGCACCTTGCGCTATAATTTCGACCGCTTCCCCGATGCGCTCGATCTGCTCAAGCAGGCCGCCGCAGACGAGCACGGCCGCGTAAGGCTGGAGGCCGCCATAGCCGCCACATGGTATGACAAACCGGAAGCCCTGGAGGTTGTGGAAACCGCCACCGCGAAGGGCACGGACAGCTGGACCAAGTCTGCCCTCGAGGCCGCTGCCACCAGGCTCAAAGGCAAGGCCGAGGTGGAAGTGGAGGAAAACCCCTTGCCGCCCATCCCTGCCCACCTTGCGGATGCCGAGAAGAAAAGCTTCGCCGCCGGCCACGAAATCTATTTTCGCGATGCGCACTGCGCCACCTGCCACCAGAAGGACGGCAAAGGCCTCGACCCCGCTTTCCCGCCACTCCACGAGAGCATTTTCGTCCACGGCGATCCGGAGCGACTCATCAAGATCACCCTTCATGGCGTGATGGGTCCCTTCGAGCTGAACGGGAAGAAATACGACGGCCTGGTGCCGATGACACCTTTCGGGGGAATGCTCAACGACAAGGAGATCGCCGATGTCCTGACATTCACGCGCAACCACTTCGGCAACAAGGCCTCCGCGATCACGCCGGAACAGGTCGCCAAGGTGCGCGAGTCATCGAAGGGAGTCACGGGTTTCTACCAGATGGAAGAGCTTCTCAAGGAGCATCCGCTGGAGAAGTGA
- a CDS encoding DEAD/DEAH box helicase family protein, which translates to MPSFDEASLRKAAAWQDFKEAQSLLSAGAVVSSEKTGDGWRGEVKVGARIYRTSVAARTPTWLDAKCPCPASQREGKFCPHAIAAGLHLLNAPAQQASPPPKQEKTTAANPMPAISWRIRLNGPWREHVRAGRLSASLSHSDNPPTEADDRLTAWLLTQKVVSRPPIQLALSAATLPGFLDCIEDHPAASADSGEISIESGAQIILHDCALEGETVSLTPAIQEIVRIGKSLWKISPTGVSRINCPQPHPLLASLAEGTPAEIPLDRFLGDLPVLQSHIDFTASSWFESLLFIPAIPDFLLTVTGSSSKITAALTFSYGSAPLPRLEGNTVITRNPKAEASAKSTPPLADGIFDASDPDSIRDFLTASLRNFPLSWKTELAPNIRNLASSYLFVSPKIVIISSGDDWLDFNLSYETNDGKVIPAAEIRRLLRSKGTSSARQVILSDDIENLIDPIFEDLEIHQENARYIARNASAEIIRNIRNNLQKDIIPSSLGAYQHAQIPKAITAALRPYQADGFSWLIDRLNRYHGALLADDMGLGKTLQTIACIEHLFTACSQPSPALVVVTTSLLGNWQAEFRRFAPARNVVTLHGTGRDRLREKIRPDDVILTTYGTLARDLAWHLKQEYSVAVIDEASLIRNPDTDHSKAVAKLNATRRIALTGTPVENTARDLWAIFRFIQPGWLGTRSHFKERYESPLTTPETAPRAAALLRLKTSPFVLRRTKSEVAPELPSKIAIDEFCTLSKDQTATYRDLLAAGRKRIEEIRDSGQEGAARMQTLTTLLRLRQTCCDLALLDPEKLRLLPIPRRSAKLERLLEIAEQSIASGSKLLVFSQFQKQLLEIESALTTTGITSLRLDGKTRSRQELVDRFQSDSGPPVFLISLKAGGYGLNLTAADVVIHFDPWWNPAAEAQATDRAHRIGQTKPVTVFRLLTRGTVEEKVIQLQSTKKALADSLDESGTTAGDAPAWSAAELERLLMD; encoded by the coding sequence ATGCCATCCTTCGACGAAGCCTCTCTCCGCAAAGCCGCAGCGTGGCAGGATTTCAAGGAGGCCCAATCGCTGCTCAGCGCCGGTGCCGTTGTCTCCTCTGAGAAAACCGGGGATGGCTGGCGCGGCGAGGTCAAGGTCGGCGCCCGGATCTACCGCACAAGCGTCGCCGCCCGCACCCCCACCTGGCTCGATGCAAAATGCCCCTGCCCTGCAAGCCAGCGCGAGGGAAAATTCTGCCCTCATGCCATCGCCGCAGGCCTGCACCTGCTCAATGCTCCCGCACAGCAGGCCAGCCCCCCTCCAAAACAGGAAAAAACCACCGCAGCAAACCCTATGCCCGCCATCTCATGGCGGATCCGCCTTAACGGGCCGTGGCGGGAGCATGTCCGGGCTGGCAGGCTTTCCGCATCGCTATCCCATTCGGACAACCCGCCGACAGAGGCCGATGACCGTCTTACCGCCTGGCTGCTAACCCAAAAGGTGGTATCACGTCCCCCCATCCAGCTTGCCCTTTCAGCCGCAACCCTGCCCGGTTTCCTGGACTGCATCGAGGATCACCCTGCCGCAAGCGCCGATTCCGGCGAAATCTCCATCGAATCAGGTGCGCAGATAATCCTGCATGACTGCGCGCTGGAAGGCGAAACCGTAAGCCTCACACCCGCCATCCAGGAGATTGTCCGTATCGGGAAATCCCTCTGGAAGATCTCCCCAACAGGCGTTTCAAGAATCAATTGCCCCCAGCCCCATCCGCTGCTGGCCTCCCTCGCCGAAGGGACACCCGCCGAGATCCCACTGGACCGGTTCCTCGGAGATCTACCAGTTCTCCAATCCCACATCGACTTCACCGCATCCAGCTGGTTCGAATCACTCCTTTTCATCCCTGCAATCCCGGACTTCCTACTCACCGTCACCGGCTCTTCCTCCAAGATCACCGCCGCACTCACCTTCTCCTACGGCAGCGCCCCACTGCCGCGCCTCGAAGGCAACACCGTCATCACCCGCAACCCAAAGGCGGAGGCATCCGCAAAATCCACACCCCCACTCGCCGACGGCATATTCGATGCCTCAGACCCCGATTCCATCCGCGATTTCCTAACCGCAAGCCTCAGGAACTTCCCCCTATCCTGGAAAACCGAACTCGCTCCCAACATCCGGAACCTCGCGTCATCCTATCTCTTCGTCTCCCCGAAAATCGTCATCATCTCGTCCGGCGACGATTGGCTGGATTTTAATCTTTCGTATGAAACGAATGATGGGAAAGTTATCCCGGCAGCCGAAATCCGTCGCCTGCTGCGCTCCAAGGGAACCTCCTCAGCCAGGCAAGTCATTCTTTCCGATGATATCGAAAATCTCATCGACCCGATCTTCGAAGACCTCGAGATCCACCAGGAAAACGCCCGCTACATAGCCAGAAACGCCTCAGCCGAAATCATACGGAATATCCGTAATAATTTGCAGAAAGATATTATTCCTAGTAGCTTAGGAGCTTATCAACATGCTCAGATCCCGAAGGCAATTACCGCCGCCCTCCGCCCTTACCAAGCGGATGGATTCAGTTGGTTGATCGACCGTTTGAACCGTTATCATGGAGCCTTGCTCGCGGATGACATGGGCCTCGGGAAAACGCTTCAAACCATTGCCTGCATCGAGCACTTGTTCACAGCTTGTTCACAGCCCTCACCCGCCCTCGTCGTCGTAACAACATCCTTGCTCGGGAACTGGCAGGCGGAGTTCCGTCGCTTCGCACCCGCCCGGAATGTGGTCACACTCCACGGAACAGGCCGCGACAGACTGCGTGAAAAAATCCGCCCGGACGATGTCATCCTCACCACCTACGGCACCCTCGCCCGCGATCTCGCCTGGCACCTGAAACAGGAGTATTCCGTCGCGGTCATCGACGAGGCCTCCCTGATCCGCAACCCGGATACCGACCACTCCAAGGCCGTCGCCAAACTGAACGCCACCCGCCGCATCGCCCTCACCGGCACCCCGGTCGAGAACACCGCACGCGACCTTTGGGCCATCTTCCGCTTCATCCAGCCGGGCTGGCTCGGCACCCGCAGCCATTTCAAGGAGCGCTACGAGTCACCGCTCACCACACCGGAGACCGCCCCGCGCGCCGCCGCCCTGCTGCGGCTGAAAACCTCGCCCTTCGTCCTACGCCGGACGAAGTCCGAGGTTGCCCCGGAGCTTCCTTCCAAGATCGCCATCGACGAATTCTGCACACTTTCCAAGGATCAGACCGCCACCTACCGGGATCTCCTCGCAGCAGGCCGCAAGCGCATCGAGGAAATCCGCGATTCCGGCCAGGAAGGAGCCGCCCGAATGCAGACTCTCACCACCCTGCTGCGCCTCCGCCAGACCTGCTGCGATCTCGCCCTGCTCGACCCTGAAAAACTACGCTTGCTCCCCATCCCCCGCCGCTCCGCGAAATTGGAACGGCTGTTGGAAATCGCGGAGCAATCCATCGCATCCGGCAGCAAGCTCCTCGTTTTCTCCCAATTCCAGAAACAGCTCCTGGAAATCGAATCCGCCCTCACCACAACCGGCATCACCTCCCTGCGCCTCGATGGGAAAACCCGCAGCCGTCAGGAACTCGTCGATCGCTTCCAGTCAGATTCAGGACCGCCGGTTTTCCTGATCTCCCTGAAGGCGGGCGGCTACGGGTTGAACCTTACCGCCGCCGATGTCGTCATCCACTTCGACCCGTGGTGGAACCCCGCCGCCGAGGCGCAGGCCACAGACCGCGCCCACCGCATCGGCCAGACCAAGCCGGTCACGGTTTTCCGGCTCCTCACCCGCGGAACAGTGGAGGAAAAGGTCATCCAACTCCAATCCACCAAGAAAGCCCTCGCCGATTCTCTCGACGAATCAGGAACCACCGCTGGCGATGCCCCCGCATGGTCTGCCGCAGAACTGGAGCGCCTGCTCATGGATTGA
- a CDS encoding serine protease, which translates to MPPHNRPSRPVTSRSLPLLGLASLVFLSGISESAAEPHCYRMKFLPSALEGIAVAAPGGRLIVSVHTGTGEISAAEWKSGGQSGTAGIAGQDRVTRLCFFANPVAGKADTWAKSYGKGGSEALRAITPSGALDCRFEKWVTQVGDKVLPLGLLDISFQGSMPPSGTPLVDGKGEIIGLILQPSSGRSAYAIPAQAVHRVQHDIVKHRKLVRGWMGISLSTGSAIPRITRIWPDSPAAKANLRENDILVRAGSYPTERYPDAVNALFYAVPGEATVIEVMRGEKRLTSTLTPTVQKPGN; encoded by the coding sequence ATGCCCCCCCACAACCGCCCCTCCCGGCCGGTCACCTCTCGCTCGTTGCCCTTGCTCGGGCTCGCATCCCTGGTTTTCCTATCTGGCATCTCGGAAAGCGCTGCTGAGCCTCATTGCTACCGCATGAAATTCCTACCCTCCGCCTTGGAGGGCATCGCAGTCGCCGCTCCCGGAGGCCGCCTCATCGTATCCGTCCATACCGGGACGGGTGAAATCTCAGCAGCCGAGTGGAAATCGGGAGGCCAGTCCGGCACCGCAGGGATTGCCGGGCAGGACAGGGTCACACGGCTCTGCTTCTTTGCCAATCCCGTTGCCGGCAAGGCGGACACCTGGGCCAAGTCCTACGGGAAAGGCGGCTCAGAAGCGCTGCGTGCCATCACTCCCTCGGGTGCGTTGGACTGCCGTTTTGAGAAATGGGTCACACAGGTGGGAGACAAGGTGCTCCCCCTGGGTCTGCTGGATATCTCATTCCAAGGCAGTATGCCGCCCTCCGGGACGCCGCTTGTGGATGGCAAGGGTGAGATCATCGGCCTGATCCTTCAACCCTCGTCCGGGCGCTCAGCCTACGCCATCCCCGCACAAGCCGTACACCGCGTGCAGCACGATATCGTGAAACACCGGAAACTCGTGCGCGGCTGGATGGGGATTTCCCTTAGCACCGGTTCCGCCATCCCACGCATCACCCGCATCTGGCCGGACTCCCCCGCCGCCAAGGCGAATCTCCGCGAAAACGACATCCTTGTCAGGGCCGGCTCCTACCCGACGGAGCGATACCCGGATGCGGTGAACGCCCTGTTCTACGCAGTCCCCGGAGAGGCCACCGTCATAGAGGTCATGCGCGGCGAAAAACGCCTGACCTCCACTCTCACACCCACCGTCCAGAAGCCCGGGAACTGA
- a CDS encoding sigma-70 family RNA polymerase sigma factor, which produces MFRQSRPPDPDQDLVSRAKDGDTRAFDALILKYGDKLFGLVYSMTSHKEDTHDLLQEIFAKAYQSLPKFKGNSTFYTWIYQIATNRTLNFLKKRKNRATSSINEMESAIHQDPALIDSTNDANPERQSSINELQKKLNEAMMTLSESHRMVVTLFDIQGMSHKEIAAVLDTSEGTIRSRLHYAHLQLQSALQETWEERF; this is translated from the coding sequence ATGTTCCGTCAGTCCCGTCCCCCCGACCCTGACCAAGACCTCGTTTCCCGTGCCAAGGATGGCGATACGCGGGCTTTCGATGCCTTGATCCTAAAGTATGGCGACAAGCTGTTCGGCTTGGTCTATTCCATGACTTCCCACAAGGAAGACACCCACGATCTCCTCCAGGAAATTTTCGCGAAGGCCTACCAGTCACTCCCCAAGTTCAAGGGCAACTCCACCTTCTACACCTGGATCTATCAGATCGCCACGAACCGCACACTGAACTTCCTCAAGAAGCGCAAGAACCGCGCCACCAGCAGCATCAACGAGATGGAATCCGCCATCCACCAAGATCCCGCGCTGATAGATTCCACCAACGATGCCAATCCCGAGCGGCAGTCCAGCATCAACGAACTCCAGAAAAAATTGAACGAAGCGATGATGACGCTGTCTGAATCCCACAGAATGGTCGTGACGCTGTTCGACATCCAAGGCATGTCCCACAAGGAAATCGCTGCGGTGTTGGACACTTCGGAAGGGACTATTCGCTCCAGACTCCACTATGCGCACCTGCAACTTCAATCCGCCCTCCAGGAAACCTGGGAGGAAAGATTTTAA